In the genome of Taeniopygia guttata chromosome 4, bTaeGut7.mat, whole genome shotgun sequence, the window CGGGGGCCAGCGGTGCCGCTCGAAGTGCGCCTGGTTCTCTGTGGGGACACCTCAGGGCTCAGGGCACGGCTTGGGTGACACGACACccccctccccgtgtccccccagtgtcccccagtacCCACCTGGGGACATGAACTTCATCTCGCGGGGGAAGCGGCGGCACACGCGGTTGTAGTTGGTGCAGATGTAGTGCAGGCACCACGCGGCCAGCTGATGGGCGTTGTGGAACTGGGGGTGgcggggatttttggggggtggtCACCCCATCATCTAGCAGTCTGTGTGCCCCCCTatcccccttctccagccccCCATACCTGCGTCATCTCCAGGTAGATGATGACCTGCTCATCGATCTCCACGCGCTGCACGAAGGCTCGCAGCAGCTCATCCACGGCGTATTGCTCTGGGAgaggggggacacgggggttCACGGGGTTGGGGGGGTCACACAGCGGGGATGTGTCCCCTCCCTGAGACCAGCGGGACCCCTCCCCGTGCTTACATAAAGCACTGGGACGATCAATCAATTGATCGATCCGTCCCCGCGGCACCGGCAGGGTATTGGCAGGTGACGTCAGGGCTGCGGGGGGATACCGGGAGGGGATACCGGGAGGGGATACCGGGGAAACCGGGGGGGGCTCACCGGTGAGCGCCTGCAGCCGCGGCAGGCACAGCCGGTCCGTGAGgatgagcagctccatggcGTCCAGGTCGGGCGTGGGGGTGAAGACCCCCGTGTAGAGGAAATCCAGGACGGCGCGCAGGCAGGCGCAGTTGGTgccgggcagggacacctgtaggatcaggggggtttgggggggattcaGAGCCCCCCCAAAtagggctgggggaaaaagggaccctcctggcagtgcctgagctggcacagccatggAATAGCCCCCACAACCCAGGACAGCTCTCAGCTTTCTCCTCTGGAAGTAAGACACGCGTGTGTCCGGGTCAGGGGGTCTGAGCTGCTCCCTGACCCCAAGCAGCGATGcccaccctgccccacagagccacaggTGCCCTCCTGGTGCCCTCCTGGTGCCCACCTCGCCGGCGTAGCTCTCGCGGAAGCCCCCTCGGAACATGGCCCGCATCCAGTCGCAGCCGGCGATGAGCAGCGGCTTGTGCGCCGGCACCGCCCCGTCGTCCACGCGGAACACCACgtctggggacaggggacagctcaGGGTGGGGACAGCCACCCCTCAGGTACCCCTTGTCctccccagcctggggacagccactCCTTGGACACAGGAGACCAGGGACAGCCACCCCTTGAGCACCACTGCTTTGGGGACAAGAATCCCTTGGACACCCCTTCCATGGGGACACCACTGCCTTGGGGACAGCCACCCCTTGGACACCCCTTCCATGGGGACACCACTGCCTTGGGGACAGCTACTCCTTGGACACCCCTTCCATGGGGACACCTCTGCCCTGGGGACAAGAATCCCTTGGACACCCCTTTCCATGGCGACACCTCTGATTTGGGGACAGCCACCCCTTCCATGGGGACATCACTGCCTTGGGGACAAGAATCCCTTGGACACCCCTTCCATGGGGACACCTCTGATTTGGGGACAGCCACCCCTTGGACACCCCTTCCATGGGGACACCTCTGCTGTGGGGACAAGAATCCCTTCCATGGGGACACCACTGCCTTGGCCACCACAGCCCAGAACTGCCAccaccccagcagcacctccatgACCGACCAGGACAAGACCCCAGACTCCAAACACCTCAGCGGCGGGAGAGGTTCAGCCTGACCACTACCCCATGACCACACCGCCACCACCAGAAGCTGCCACCATCAGGAGGTGACAACAGTGAccctcctgtccccacagctccccaTACCTGCAAAGACCCCCTTGGCCAGGCACTCCTTGACGCGGTTGGCGCGGCGCACGTGGAAGGCCTTGGTGATCTCCTGGTTCATGAAGCTCTCCTGGTTGAGCTCGTTGGCCACCATCATGCGCAGGTCGAacacctccagcagctccgCCACGGCGCCCACCTGCCTCAGGTCACCATGGTGCCGCTCCAACTTCCCGGTGTACAGATATTCCAGCACGGCGCGGAGCGGCTCCGGCCTCACGCCGCCATCCATGGCCACCACCGCCatccgccgctcccgccccgccaCCGGGTCGGCCACCGCCTCCCAGCGCAGGCTCAGGAAGCCACGGCCCCACGATGACAGGTCAcgggtgtccccatccccttgGCTGAGTGTCTCGGGGGGCATTTCCGTCGTGAAGAGATCGTAGAAGCGCGAGCAGGCGGTGGCCAGGAAGACGCGGTGGGCGAAGACGCGATGGCCGCCGTGCAGCTGGAAGACGACGTCGGCGCAGAGCGGCGCTTGGAACAGCGCGGCCGGACCCCCGCCCAGCCCGGGGGGCGCCTCGGGCACCTGGATGAGGGGTGGGGGCGGTTTGGGGGGCAGGAAGGGCGCCTGCAGCAGCGGGCGCTGCATCTTGCGCAGGTGGGACTTCCAGAACTGCAGGTGGCGGCGGGACACCAGCGCGGCGCGGATGGCGTTGTCGAACACGTCCTTCACCCCAAACTGGGCCACCACGCTGGTCTCGTAGTAGGGCATCCCCAGTTCCTGGGCCACCTCGTGTCCCCTCTCCGGTGGCAGGATGTCCGAGGGTTTGATGGGCCTGGGGGGACATGGATGGGGTGTTGTCCATGAGGCCTCCCAAACGTGCTGGGAGGTCTCATCGCCATCCCACGGGGTGCTGGGAGGGTGACCCTTCATTTTTGAGGAGACCCCACCCCAGGAGCGCTGATCAGGGCAGAGATTCCACCCCATAAATGCTGTCAGAAGACCCTGACCCACATGGGGACCCCATTCTGTGGGGAAATGCCACATCCTAACACTGTGGTGACAAAACTGGGGGTTCCTCAAGCAGCACAAGGAAATGTCCCCATTTCAATAGGATTGGGGTGATGACACATTGAGGTGTCCCTGTCCtcgtggggatggggaggggggtGACACTTTGGTGGCTCACTTGGCCAGGGGTCGTCGCGCTCGGTTGACGGCGTCCAGGTCGGCGTAGCGCAGGTCCAGCTGGCAGCCCACCAGCACGATGGGGGTACGGGGGCAGAAGTGTTTGATTTCGGGGTACCACATGGTCTTGACGTGCCTCAGAGAGTTGGGGTTCGCCAGCGAGAAGCAGAGCACCACCACGTCCGACCTGTGAGGAGGACAGCGCTGTCCCCAAACGCGCCCTGCTCAGGTGACACCCATCTCCAGCCCCACCTCAGGTCACTGTCCCCACCTTGGGACCCCCCAGGAGCCTCAGGACCCCCTGAGAGCCCCAAAACCATGGTTCCCATGGTTTTGGGGCTCTCAGGGGGGTCCTGAGGCTCCTGATCTGTGGGATTCCCATGGGAACTCCGTGACCTctgggacacggggacaggagGGACCCCACAGGTCGTGGGCTGCCCCACTCGTGTCACCAGCGTGGTGGTCCCACCCTCCTGAGCACCCACGGGGGGACTTGGGTGGGTGCCAGCCGCCTgctgtccccggtgccacccccggtgccaccccagCCGTGGCTCAGGGGGTGTAAGGTGCCAAGGGGACATGGGGGGTGGCACCAGGGACACGCAGTGGGtgccagcacccccaagtccccGCAGCAGCCGCGTGGCCCCGGGCCCGGGTTGTTTTTAGTCCGTGCCGGGACGGGACGTGACCGGGAGGCGCCGTTGGAACCGGGCCCGTGTCCCAGACCAAGATAGCCGCCACCGGCCCCCCCGGGGCCCCCGGCCAGCCCCGGGGCCACCACGAGCCGTGGGGACACGGCCTCCCCACCCATCCCGGTACCGGGGGGTTCCCCACCCATCCCGGTACCGGGGAGATTAGCGGGGCTGACGCGGGGCGGCGGCGATAAGAGCCCCGGACGTGCCAGCGGCCACGGGGACCGGCTGTTTACAACCGGGGAGCCACGGGGGTGCCGGTGGGGGTTTCGGGGTGCCGGTGGGGGTTTCGGGGGTGCCGGTGGTACGGGGCGGGGTTCCGGTCCCACCTGCCATAAGCAAAGCGTCGGTCTTTATGGTGGTCCCCAAAGGTGTCCCAAAGGCGCAGGGAGACGCTGACCTCGTCCACCACATCCCGGGAGCGCTCCAGCACCTGTCGGTACCGGGAACGGCACCGGGAACGGCACCATCACCGACTGCCCGGAACCACCGGGACCACCACGCTACCCCTCCCCGCTTCCCCCCTCGGTGTCCCTTGCGGTACCGGCTGCTCCCCGGTGCTCGGTACCCCCTGTTGTCCCCCCCCCACGCCCCGGTGCCCCTCAGTGCCCGGCGatgcccggtgcccggtgtcccccggtAACGCCCCTCCCGCTGCTCTCCCGCTCGGTGTCCCGCCGTGCCGGGGGGTGTCCCGGGACCTCACCTCCTGGCAGACACGGTACTGGTCGATGGCCCACACGGTGGGCACGTGTGTGGCCAGCAGCCGGTACTGGCTCAGCGTGGCGTTGCATGCCCGGGCGCAGATCAGTCGCGTTTTGCCCACGGCGTTGTCACCCACCACGACGCACTTGATGGTCTCGACGTTGGGCCGCTCGTAATCCACGTCGGGGTCCATGGGGGCGCGGGGGGcagcggcgcggccccgctcaGCGCCCCCcgcccggtcccggtcccggccccggTCCCGGCCCGTTACCgacccccgccccgccccgccccgccccgcagCCAATCAGCGCGCGCCTTCGCGGcacgccccgccccgccccgccccgccccgccaatcccgcgcggcgccgcccgcctggccacgcccaccgccccgccccgccccgcgcgcggACAAAGGAgcgccgccagggggcgccgcGCCGCCACGTGACGGCGCCGGGCCACGCCCACCGGCGCGCGCCGGGCCACGCCCACTGGGCGGGGTCATGGACACACCCATATAATATGCCACGCCCATGTGGGCGGGGCGATGTCGCGATAGGCGCGACAATAGCGACAATAGCGACAATAGCGACAATAGCGCCAATAGCGAtagcagtgacagcagtgacagcggTGACACGAGGACAGCGGTGACAGcggtgacagcagtgacagcagtgacagcagtgacagcggTGACACCAGAAGTACCAGCAAAACCAGTAAAACCAGTGGCACCAGTAAGAGTGACACCAGTAAAAAGTAACAGCGGTGACACCAGTGACAGcggtgacagcagtgacagcggtgacagcagtgacaccaGAAGAACCAGCAAAACCAGTAAAACCAGTGGCACCAGTGAGAGTGACACCAGTAAAAAGTAAAACCGGTGACACCAGTGACAGCGGTGAGAGCCGcgacagcagtgacagcagtgacagcggtgacagctgtgacagcagtgacagcagtgacagctgtgACTACGGTGACAGCAGCGACAGCAGTGACATCAGAAGTACCAGCAAAACCAGTAAAACCAGTGTCACCAGTGAGAGTGACACCAGTAAAAAGTAACACCGGTGACAGCGGTGACAGcggtgacagcagtgacagcagtgacagcggTGACAGCGGTGACAGCGGTGACAACAGTGACACCAGAAGTACCAGCAAAACCAGTAAAACCAGTGTCACCAGTGAGAGTGACACCAGTAAAAAGTAACACCGGTGACAGCCGcgacagcagtgacagcagtgacagcagtgacaccaGAAGTACCAGCAAAACCAGTAAAACCAGTGGCACCAGTGAGAGTGACACCAGTAAAAAGTAACACCGGTGACACcagtgacagaggtgacagcggtgacagcggtgacagcggtgacagcagtgacagcggTGACAGCGGTGACACGAGGACAGGGTGACACGCCCGCCACACGCCGGGCTGGCCGTGTCGCCGCGCCCAATGTCCcattttgcagcattttttccctccccggggatttgggattttccagcGGCGGTGCCCAAATAAGGGAACGACGGGAGAGGTTTTGGGACCGGCGCCGTGTGGGGACGGGCCGGGCCAGACACCGACCTGGCAATGTCCCCAAGAGCCACCCGCTGCCACCACCGGGTCCAGGGGGATTGTCATCCCAGTATGGGACCCCCATCCCAGTATGGGACCCCATCCCAGTACAGGATCCTCATCCCAGTACGGGATTTTCATCCCAGTACAGGGACCCCATCCCAGTACAGGGACCCCATCCCAGTTCAGGGACCCCCATGGCCCTCATCCCAGTACAGAGACCCCATCCCAGTATAGGGACCCCATCCCAGTATGGGATTCTCATCCCAGTACAGCACCCCCATCCCAGTACGGGATCCCATCCCAGTACAGGGACCCCATCCCGGTACAGAGACCCCATCCCAGTACAGGGACCCCATCCCAGTATGGGATCCCCATCACAGTACAGAGACCCCCATCCCAGTACAGGGACCCCATCCCAGTACAGGGACCCCATCCCATTATGGGATTCTCATCCCAGTACAGCACCCCCATCCCAGTATGGGATCCCTATCCCAGTACAGGGACCCCATCCCAGTACAGGATCCTTATCCCAGTACAGGATCCTCATCCCAGTACAGGATTCTCATCCCAGTACAGGGACCCCATCCCAGTATAGGGACCCCATCCCAGTATGGGATTCTCATCCCAGTACAGGGACCCCATCCCAGTATGGGATCCTCATCCCAGTACAGGGACCCCATCTCAGTACAGGGACCCCATCCCAGTACAGGATCCTCATCCCAGTATGGGATTCTCATCCCAGTACAGGGACCCCATCCCAGTACAGGGACCCCCATCCCAGTATGGGACCCCCATCCCAGTATAGGGACTCCCATCCCAGTACAGGGACCCCCATCCCAGTACAGGGACCCCATCCCAGTATAGGGACCCCATCCCAGTACAGGATCCTCATCCCAGTACGGGATTCTCATCCCAGTACAGGGACTCCATTCCAGTacagagatcccatcccagtatAGGGACCCCATCCCAGTATAGGGACCCCATCCCAGTATAGGGACCCCATCCCAGTACAGGGACCCCCATCCCAGTACAGGGACCCCATCCCAGTACAGGATCCTCATCCCAGTATAGGGACCCCATCCCAGAATGGGACCCCCATCCCAGTATGGGATCCTTGTCCCAGTACAGGGACCCCCATCCCAGTACAGGGACCCCATCCCAGTATAGAGACCCCATCCCGGTACGGGATCCTCATCCCAGTATGGGACCCCCATCCCAGTATCGGATTCTCATCCCAGTATAGGGACCCCTATCCCAGTTCAGGGACCCCATCCCAGTTCAGGGACCCCATCCCAGTATGGGACCCCCATCCCAGTACAGGGAACCCCATCCCAGTACAGGGACCCCTTCCCAGTATGGGATCCTCATCCCAGTACAGGGAACCCCATCCCAGTACAGGGAACCCCATCCCAGTACAGGGACCCCATCCCAGTGTGGGATTCTCATCCCGGTACAGGGACCCCATCCCAATACAGGGACCCCCATCCCAGTACAGGGATCCTCATCCCAGTACGGGATTCTCATCCCAGTATGGGACCCCATCCTAGTACAGGGACCCCCATCCCAGTACGGGATCCTCATCCCAGTATGGGACCCCCATCCCAGTACAGGGACCCCATCCCAGTATGGGACCCCCATCCCAGTATGGGATTCTCATCCCAGTACAGGGACCCCCATCCCAGTACGGGATTCTCATCCCAGTACAGGGACCCCCATCCCAGTATGGGACCCCCATCCCAGTACAGGGACCCCATCCCAGTACAGGGACCCCACCCCGGTACGGGACCCTGTCCCGGTGCGGTTCCCTGTCCCGGTACCCGGTACCCGGTACCCGGTACCCGGTACCCGGTGCCCGTGCCGTGCCGGTGCCtcccggccgctcccgcccccgccccgcccggtgCCGCCCGTGGGCGGTGGAAAGTGCCGGGGGGGGGTGGCGGGGGAGGGAGGGGCGGGCacagggcggcggcggcggccccgggatcgggatcgggatcgggatcggcCCCGGGATCGGGatggcggggccggggctggagcGGTACCGGCTGGCGCTGCTGGCGGCGCGGGAGGACGTGGGGAACCCCCGGGCCGGGACCGACTGGTGAGAACGGGAGGGCGGGAACCGGGAATGGAGCCCGGGAACGGGGACGGAAGGGAGGACCGGGAACGGGGTACTGGAGTGAGGAGCCGGCACGGAGAACCGGGAACGGAAGAGGGGACCGAGACTGGGAACGGGCGCTGGGACAGGCGCCGCACGCAGCACCGGGAACGGGAGCAGGAACGGGCACCGGCACGGGCCACGGCGTCGGGGTTGGCCCGAGAAGCGCCGTTACCGGCACCGGGAAGGGGTTCCGGGCCGCACCGGGATCTCGGCCGGGGGGTCCCGGTTcgcgggggggggtcccagtacCGGGAGTCCCAACCGGTCTCGCCCCGTCcctcccggtgcctcccggtgccgccgggctgggagcggcggcggcgccgcccgGGGGTGAGGCAGGACGGGCCCGGGGGGGGCTGCGGGAGTGGGGAGCACCCCGGGGTGCGGAAAGGGGGGTTCTGCCCCCCGCACCGTCCCGGGACGGTTCCGGGCCGGTCGCAGTTCGGTGCCGGtgtcccccaaaactcccatcCCGCGGTGAGAAGCGACGGCACCGGGGCTGATCGGCCTCGCCGTGCCCCGGTGTCACGGACCGCTGGCCGCCCGGGCATTGCCCTCTGCCCCGGGAGCGCGGCTGGAGCCGCTCCAGCGCCGGTTCCTCCCGGGCGCCGCCGGTTCCTCTGTCCCGCCATGCGGCGCCGCCGCCTGTCGCGACATGCCGTGACACGCGTGACGCTCCACGCGTGCCGCCGGACCGGAGCCACGCGGGAACAAAGAGGGGCAGAACCGCCGGGAATAGCCGGTGTGGCGGGCGAAACTCCCGCCGGGATGGgaccccctgagccctccccgggccgggcgggggtcCCGGTACCGGCGCACCGGGGGGGTCGCGGCGGGGGTTGTGCTGCTCCGCCGCTTCCCACGTTCCCATTGTCCCGGGGGCGGATGCTGCCGGCGGCACTTCCATGAATTCATGGCGGGCTGGTGGCACCGGGGGGTGCCCAAGCTTGTGGGGACCCCCACTTTATGTGACACCCGCTCTGACCCCCCACCTCGACCCCCACCCTCACCCcctttctcccctcccctccaggGCTGTGTTTGGCTATGAGAAGCAGCACGACCTGAAGCTCCTGGATTCTGGAGGTACCACGAGCGACGCTGCCGGGGAGTATTTGGGGGGTCCCCCGAGTTTCCCCTCTGACCCCCCCGTTCTTACAGGCGGGGGGCCGGATGAGCTCGCTGGAAAATTCTCCGTGGGCAGCATCATGTACGGGCTGTGCCGTCTCCCCGATCCTGCCTCCGGTACCCCCAGAATCGTCCTTATCAGCTGGGTGAGTGTGTGGGGGGCAGCTCGGGGGGACCCCCGggtgggacccccccaaactgAGCGATGCTGCGGTGTCAGGTGGGGGAAAATGTACCGGAATCGCAGCGGGCGGCGTGTGCCGGGCACCTGCCGGTCATCCGCAGCTTCTTTAGGGTGAGTGTGGGGCACGGAGCCCTcgtggggtgctgggggggttTATTGGGGTCCCCACCCGCACATTCCCCATTTCTGCCCCCCCTCCCCGTTCCCATCCCGCCGCCCCGACCTTTGCCTGTGCCCGGGCGCATTCCTGGCGCTGCTGACTCAGCCGCCGctttcccagtgctcccagtcttGGCCG includes:
- the LOC115494853 gene encoding rho-related BTB domain-containing protein 2 isoform X2; this encodes MWYPEIKHFCPRTPIVLVGCQLDLRYADLDAVNRARRPLAKPIKPSDILPPERGHEVAQELGMPYYETSVVAQFGVKDVFDNAIRAALVSRRHLQFWKSHLRKMQRPLLQAPFLPPKPPPPLIQVPEAPPGLGGGPAALFQAPLCADVVFQLHGGHRVFAHRVFLATACSRFYDLFTTEMPPETLSQGDGDTRDLSSWGRGFLSLRWEAVADPVAGRERRMAVVAMDGGVRPEPLRAVLEYLYTGKLERHHGDLRQVGAVAELLEVFDLRMMVANELNQESFMNQEITKAFHVRRANRVKECLAKGVFADVVFRVDDGAVPAHKPLLIAGCDWMRAMFRGGFRESYAGEVSLPGTNCACLRAVLDFLYTGVFTPTPDLDAMELLILTDRLCLPRLQALTEQYAVDELLRAFVQRVEIDEQVIIYLEMTQFHNAHQLAAWCLHYICTNYNRVCRRFPREMKFMSPENQAHFERHRWPPVWYLKEEDLYLRSKKEREREEQLQRKQHPRSKWCFWRPSPPVA
- the LOC115494853 gene encoding rho-related BTB domain-containing protein 2 isoform X1; this translates as MDPDVDYERPNVETIKCVVVGDNAVGKTRLICARACNATLSQYRLLATHVPTVWAIDQYRVCQEVLERSRDVVDEVSVSLRLWDTFGDHHKDRRFAYGRSDVVVLCFSLANPNSLRHVKTMWYPEIKHFCPRTPIVLVGCQLDLRYADLDAVNRARRPLAKPIKPSDILPPERGHEVAQELGMPYYETSVVAQFGVKDVFDNAIRAALVSRRHLQFWKSHLRKMQRPLLQAPFLPPKPPPPLIQVPEAPPGLGGGPAALFQAPLCADVVFQLHGGHRVFAHRVFLATACSRFYDLFTTEMPPETLSQGDGDTRDLSSWGRGFLSLRWEAVADPVAGRERRMAVVAMDGGVRPEPLRAVLEYLYTGKLERHHGDLRQVGAVAELLEVFDLRMMVANELNQESFMNQEITKAFHVRRANRVKECLAKGVFADVVFRVDDGAVPAHKPLLIAGCDWMRAMFRGGFRESYAGEVSLPGTNCACLRAVLDFLYTGVFTPTPDLDAMELLILTDRLCLPRLQALTEQYAVDELLRAFVQRVEIDEQVIIYLEMTQFHNAHQLAAWCLHYICTNYNRVCRRFPREMKFMSPENQAHFERHRWPPVWYLKEEDLYLRSKKEREREEQLQRKQHPRSKWCFWRPSPPVA